A genomic window from Halogeometricum borinquense DSM 11551 includes:
- a CDS encoding DUF7835 family putative zinc beta-ribbon protein, producing MISRNYHWTLTLASSAITDSTHVGVRHVTIAYQGHDTDAGVPEAVVRECDRCGGEREHEVAVRVQERETREGVREVNKAYSRTPYRVYRCKYCAVTVAERIR from the coding sequence ATAATCTCCCGGAACTATCACTGGACGCTGACACTCGCCTCGTCAGCGATAACGGATAGCACGCATGTCGGTGTACGCCACGTCACCATAGCGTACCAAGGTCACGACACCGACGCAGGCGTCCCCGAAGCGGTCGTCAGAGAGTGCGACCGGTGTGGCGGCGAACGGGAACACGAAGTCGCCGTCAGAGTGCAAGAACGCGAGACGAGAGAGGGCGTGCGCGAGGTGAACAAGGCGTACTCCCGAACGCCGTACCGGGTGTACCGTTGCAAGTACTGCGCGGTGACAGTAGCGGAGCGAATCCGCTGA
- a CDS encoding AlbA family DNA-binding domain-containing protein: MSSSDTAHWSETLRVMLNASSTTDSEVTAFIDETIPDGENKLYDNKRQAFIHADSSDQGKERNFRLLKHICALANTRGEQRYRYLFIGFGDSGGFIGASDWDANGGEHVVEVDEARVQDLLSDSLDPVPEVERTVLTQDDNTAAVLSVRRSDSPPVLFDTSITTSGGATTLVKSGVGYVRKGSQSRPMRNSDYRVIIERREDLVNEKIEEALGGLQRMVGISSDQLENLEISATSSDEGVPIDEIVTTEGYSDLNKRLSLSVKEWNSSGELYSSRGAVYTMLKRRDELELDNERCEFLAWSTLNNNFPPTEWIIHHENDLEDSLLSFYQAQLNGRMISVFEAVNYMLENERVLRAISDDGSMDFQSSKADTYLDSITDPPVEKIEDLTARRNLNITGHDYPITDIVTSGGPVETGLEEVVDRLISDDESNDRSILRDIEYTRLAQYVSSDPE, from the coding sequence ATGTCATCCTCTGACACCGCTCACTGGTCTGAGACACTGCGTGTGATGTTGAATGCGTCTTCCACGACAGACTCCGAAGTGACCGCCTTTATCGACGAGACGATACCGGATGGAGAGAACAAACTGTACGACAACAAGCGCCAAGCGTTCATCCATGCGGATAGCAGTGACCAAGGCAAGGAACGGAATTTCCGATTATTGAAGCACATTTGTGCCCTTGCGAACACCCGTGGAGAGCAACGGTACAGGTACCTCTTCATCGGATTCGGTGACTCTGGGGGCTTCATCGGTGCCAGTGATTGGGACGCTAACGGCGGGGAGCACGTGGTTGAAGTCGATGAAGCTCGTGTTCAGGACCTCCTTTCGGATAGTCTTGACCCGGTTCCTGAGGTTGAGCGCACTGTGCTCACTCAAGATGACAACACTGCTGCGGTACTCTCGGTTCGGAGGTCGGATTCTCCACCAGTATTGTTTGACACCTCGATAACCACGAGTGGGGGTGCGACCACATTAGTGAAGAGCGGAGTTGGCTACGTGAGGAAGGGCTCACAGTCGCGCCCAATGCGTAATTCGGACTATAGAGTCATCATCGAACGCCGGGAAGACCTCGTGAACGAGAAGATTGAGGAAGCGCTCGGTGGGTTGCAGAGGATGGTTGGAATCTCCTCGGACCAACTTGAGAATCTGGAGATATCGGCGACATCAAGCGACGAGGGCGTCCCTATCGACGAAATTGTGACGACAGAAGGTTACAGTGACCTCAACAAGCGACTATCCCTATCTGTTAAGGAGTGGAATTCAAGCGGCGAGCTCTACTCGTCGCGCGGGGCTGTGTACACGATGTTGAAGCGACGCGATGAGCTGGAACTGGACAACGAAAGGTGTGAATTCCTTGCGTGGAGTACCTTGAACAACAATTTCCCGCCAACTGAGTGGATTATCCACCACGAAAATGACTTAGAGGATAGTTTGCTCAGCTTCTACCAAGCCCAACTGAATGGCCGCATGATATCCGTATTTGAGGCGGTCAACTATATGTTAGAGAATGAAAGGGTACTACGCGCCATCAGCGACGATGGCAGTATGGATTTCCAGTCATCCAAGGCAGACACCTACCTTGACTCAATAACGGACCCGCCGGTGGAAAAGATTGAGGACCTCACGGCAAGACGGAACCTGAATATCACCGGCCACGATTACCCAATTACCGATATCGTCACCTCTGGTGGCCCAGTCGAAACGGGGCTGGAAGAAGTGGTTGACCGCCTAATCAGCGATGATGAAAGTAATGACAGGAGCATATTACGAGACATCGAATATACTAGGCTGGCGCAATACGTGAGTTCGGACCCAGAGTAA
- the infB gene encoding translation initiation factor IF-2, which yields MSDTDADAPSTTESNALRTPIVAVLGHVDHGKTTLLDKIRGSAVSEGEAGAITQHIGATAVPLDTVSQMAGSLVNPDDFDLPGLLFIDTPGHHSFSTLRSRGGALADIAIVVVDVNDGFQPQTIEALDILKRTGTPFVVAANKIDTTPGWNPNDGSPIQETYENQSDNARQRLDQNLYEIIGNLSDEGFSADLYWRVQNFQKNVGVVPLSAMTGEGIPDLLAVLMGLSQRYMKEEMAVDVGGPGAGTVLEVKEERGFGATVDVVLYDGSVRESDTIVVGGVNGPIVTEVRALLQPRPNAEIRTEKRFDKVEEVRAAAGIKIAAPDLDDAMAGAPIRVVRDQPVDDVIAEVESELAEIEVDTEEEGVVVKADTLGSLEAMANALREAEVPILRAEVGDVAPRDVAVASTAREMENKVILGFNVDVLANAEDELEKTGDVRLFKDDVIYQLIEEYEEFVEERKRAQQETVLDKIMRPCRFRILEDHVFRQSSPAVVGVEVLSGTLKNNANVVKWEGNETTRVGQLSGIQEQGEDVSEARAGNRVSVAIDGPTVGRQIEEGDELWTELPEKHAKILEQELSDEIPADELEALTGYLDKHRQRDPFWGK from the coding sequence ATGTCTGACACCGACGCCGACGCTCCTTCCACGACTGAATCGAACGCACTCCGAACCCCCATCGTCGCTGTTCTCGGGCACGTCGATCACGGCAAGACGACGCTGCTCGACAAGATTCGCGGCTCTGCGGTCTCGGAAGGCGAAGCAGGCGCGATCACACAACACATCGGCGCTACGGCGGTTCCGCTAGATACGGTCTCACAGATGGCCGGCAGTCTCGTCAATCCGGACGACTTCGACCTTCCCGGATTGTTGTTCATCGACACGCCCGGGCATCACTCGTTCTCGACGCTTCGATCACGCGGTGGCGCACTGGCCGACATCGCCATTGTCGTCGTTGACGTTAACGACGGATTCCAACCGCAGACCATCGAGGCGCTCGACATCCTCAAGCGAACCGGGACGCCGTTCGTGGTCGCCGCCAACAAAATTGACACGACGCCCGGATGGAACCCGAACGACGGATCACCCATTCAGGAGACGTACGAGAACCAGTCGGACAACGCCCGGCAACGACTGGACCAGAACCTCTACGAGATAATCGGTAATCTCTCGGACGAAGGCTTCTCTGCGGACCTCTACTGGCGCGTGCAGAACTTCCAGAAGAACGTCGGCGTCGTCCCGCTGTCGGCAATGACCGGCGAAGGGATTCCTGACTTGCTCGCGGTTCTCATGGGTCTCTCCCAACGATACATGAAAGAGGAGATGGCCGTAGACGTGGGCGGTCCCGGCGCGGGAACCGTCCTCGAAGTGAAAGAAGAGCGCGGGTTCGGTGCGACAGTAGACGTTGTCCTGTACGACGGGAGTGTCCGCGAGAGCGACACGATCGTCGTCGGCGGTGTCAACGGCCCTATCGTCACGGAAGTTCGGGCCCTCCTGCAACCGCGGCCGAACGCCGAGATTCGAACCGAGAAACGGTTCGATAAGGTCGAAGAGGTACGCGCCGCCGCGGGTATCAAAATTGCCGCTCCGGATCTCGATGATGCGATGGCGGGCGCGCCGATTCGCGTCGTCCGCGACCAGCCTGTAGACGACGTTATCGCCGAGGTTGAGTCCGAACTGGCCGAAATCGAAGTGGATACCGAAGAAGAGGGTGTCGTCGTGAAGGCGGACACCCTCGGCAGTTTGGAGGCGATGGCGAACGCGCTGCGCGAAGCGGAAGTCCCGATTCTCCGCGCAGAAGTCGGCGACGTTGCCCCGCGCGACGTGGCCGTCGCCTCGACAGCCCGCGAGATGGAGAACAAGGTCATCCTCGGCTTCAACGTGGACGTACTCGCCAACGCCGAGGACGAACTGGAGAAAACGGGCGACGTGCGTCTGTTCAAGGACGACGTTATCTACCAACTCATCGAGGAGTACGAGGAGTTCGTCGAGGAACGCAAGCGCGCCCAGCAGGAGACGGTGCTGGACAAGATCATGCGACCCTGCCGGTTCCGCATCCTCGAAGATCACGTCTTCCGACAGTCGAGCCCCGCCGTCGTCGGCGTCGAAGTCCTCTCGGGGACGCTGAAAAACAACGCGAACGTCGTGAAGTGGGAGGGCAACGAAACCACCCGCGTCGGCCAACTCTCCGGCATCCAAGAGCAGGGCGAGGACGTTTCGGAAGCCCGCGCGGGCAACCGCGTTTCGGTCGCCATCGACGGCCCCACGGTCGGCCGACAGATCGAGGAGGGCGACGAACTCTGGACGGAACTGCCCGAGAAACACGCGAAGATTCTCGAACAGGAACTGTCCGACGAGATTCCCGCCGACGAACTCGAAGCGTTGACTGGATATTTGGATAAACACCGACAGCGTGACCCCTTCTGGGGGAAGTAA
- a CDS encoding PRC-barrel domain-containing protein: MADVLAENLSGKAVMGSDGTELGMLYNITMNLKTGKLHDLLVSPHEEIHPDQFSFQQDEQGRFCVPVSRVQAVKDYIVVQR; this comes from the coding sequence ATGGCCGATGTACTCGCCGAGAATCTCTCCGGGAAGGCCGTCATGGGTTCTGACGGGACGGAGCTCGGAATGCTGTACAACATCACGATGAATCTGAAGACGGGGAAGCTCCACGATCTGCTCGTCTCGCCGCACGAGGAGATTCATCCGGATCAGTTCTCCTTCCAACAAGACGAGCAGGGGCGCTTTTGCGTCCCCGTCTCTCGGGTCCAAGCCGTAAAAGACTACATCGTCGTTCAACGATAG
- a CDS encoding NOB1 family endonuclease gives MQVLDSSAFIHEYHTDDQTASIPLVSDELEGEASFRFDAMEGAGMHIHIPASGTVEKIRRAAGETGDRETLSDTDIRLLAAAFELDATLVTDDYAMQNVAERVNVHVNVIAQDGIEEQRDWRFQCQGCGREFDEHKDRCPICGMELARKNPA, from the coding sequence ATGCAGGTTCTCGACTCTTCCGCGTTCATCCACGAGTACCACACCGACGACCAGACAGCCTCAATTCCGCTCGTCAGCGACGAGTTGGAGGGAGAGGCTTCCTTCCGCTTCGACGCTATGGAAGGGGCGGGGATGCACATCCACATCCCCGCGTCGGGAACCGTCGAGAAAATCCGGCGCGCTGCCGGGGAAACTGGCGACCGAGAGACGCTCTCGGACACAGACATCCGTCTTCTGGCCGCCGCGTTCGAACTTGACGCGACTCTCGTCACCGACGATTACGCGATGCAGAACGTCGCCGAACGCGTCAACGTACACGTAAACGTCATCGCACAGGACGGTATCGAAGAACAGCGCGACTGGCGGTTCCAGTGTCAAGGCTGTGGCCGCGAGTTCGACGAACACAAAGACCGCTGTCCCATCTGCGGGATGGAACTCGCGCGGAAGAATCCGGCGTAA
- a CDS encoding CPBP family intramembrane glutamic endopeptidase, producing MASDVSSQTSDLPAPVRAFGSVALVVVLVLLCASIFVSFGTAIFRTVGIDRGSALYIALRSGSQFVGFGVAAVGYLTVTDQWELVYRRVPSLRDLKWITAGFGVLLVLYLAINVGLTALGIDSGDSAVAATAEGQPVLLLYYIPVTLLLVAPTEELVFRGVVQGLFRREYGVPFAIAGSSLTFASIHATSFTGEGAVVSLIVVLILGGVLGIVYEKSESLVVPVVAHGLYNTVQFAATYAMAVGLVGSV from the coding sequence ATGGCTTCTGACGTGTCCTCCCAAACCAGCGACCTTCCCGCACCCGTTCGGGCGTTCGGGAGCGTTGCTCTCGTCGTCGTCCTCGTCCTCCTCTGTGCCAGCATCTTCGTCTCCTTCGGGACAGCCATCTTCCGAACGGTCGGTATCGACCGCGGGAGCGCGCTTTACATCGCCCTGCGGAGTGGGTCACAGTTCGTTGGCTTCGGCGTCGCCGCCGTCGGCTACCTCACTGTGACTGACCAGTGGGAGTTAGTGTACCGCCGCGTGCCGTCGCTGCGCGATCTGAAGTGGATCACCGCCGGGTTCGGCGTCCTCCTCGTCCTCTATCTGGCCATCAACGTCGGCCTCACCGCGTTGGGAATCGACAGCGGTGACAGCGCAGTTGCCGCGACAGCGGAGGGCCAGCCTGTGCTGTTGCTGTACTACATCCCGGTGACGCTGCTCCTCGTCGCACCGACGGAGGAACTGGTGTTCCGTGGGGTCGTGCAGGGACTGTTCCGGCGTGAGTACGGCGTCCCGTTCGCTATCGCGGGGTCGAGTCTGACGTTCGCATCGATCCACGCCACCTCCTTTACCGGTGAGGGGGCGGTCGTCTCGCTCATCGTCGTCCTGATTCTCGGCGGCGTTCTCGGCATCGTCTACGAGAAAAGCGAGAGCCTAGTCGTCCCCGTCGTCGCGCACGGGCTCTACAACACCGTCCAGTTCGCCGCCACCTACGCGATGGCGGTTGGACTTGTAGGGTCAGTGTGA
- a CDS encoding TVP38/TMEM64 family protein has translation MRTRLFASSAARRTTVRRLGLCCLLLFIGAVSVRRYASFIFDPAWIRATVVGLGPYAAPGFIIVQTAQVVFAPIPGQTLGIVGGYLFGTVAGTAYSMLGVVIGSTVVFCLARRYGRPFVERVIAADVLDRFDSFAAEHGVIGLFAVFLLPTFPDDAICALAGITTLRYRTFIALVAVGRLPTFALVALVGDEFAAGQTTTALAILSVIALLSVSIYAARERFTAVGS, from the coding sequence ATGAGGACGAGGCTATTTGCGTCCTCAGCGGCGAGGCGGACGACCGTCCGCAGACTCGGCCTCTGCTGTCTTCTCCTCTTTATCGGCGCAGTCTCCGTCCGACGGTATGCGTCGTTCATCTTCGATCCCGCATGGATTCGCGCGACGGTGGTCGGACTCGGACCGTACGCTGCCCCGGGGTTCATCATCGTCCAGACGGCGCAGGTGGTGTTTGCTCCGATTCCGGGGCAGACGCTCGGTATCGTCGGCGGCTATTTGTTCGGAACTGTGGCCGGAACGGCGTACAGCATGCTCGGCGTCGTCATCGGCAGTACTGTCGTGTTCTGTCTCGCGCGGCGGTACGGTCGTCCGTTCGTCGAACGCGTCATCGCCGCCGACGTACTCGACCGGTTCGACTCGTTCGCCGCCGAACACGGCGTTATCGGTCTGTTCGCCGTCTTCCTCCTGCCGACGTTTCCTGACGACGCCATCTGCGCGTTGGCCGGGATAACGACGCTCCGCTACCGGACATTCATCGCCCTCGTTGCCGTCGGTCGTCTCCCAACGTTCGCGCTCGTCGCGCTCGTCGGCGACGAGTTCGCCGCGGGACAGACGACGACCGCACTCGCCATCCTCAGCGTCATCGCTCTGCTCTCGGTGAGCATCTACGCCGCCCGCGAGCGGTTCACCGCAGTCGGGTCGTAG
- a CDS encoding CDP-alcohol phosphatidyltransferase family protein codes for MSSEGRSARGGWTERLDTRARRVVRSSTGDNMIQRLTVADWLSLAALFWAWVGAVLFVQGEVNWGIVAVLGGFVFDKLDGYYAREHGTPSSFGRQIDSFIDIFTYLVSAALVYHVAMRPHWIASAVVGFVVLMFGGLRLIRHNDEGFVGDGDTSYYHGTTVVHTHLVVLVNYFLLQFVPFWNGWVAGLTIVAVCPLMTSEYKAPKTDNAHFLVAVGGAVTVALCLGLELGIV; via the coding sequence ATGTCAAGCGAAGGGAGGTCAGCACGCGGCGGGTGGACCGAGCGACTCGACACGCGGGCGCGGCGGGTGGTGCGGTCGTCAACGGGCGACAACATGATCCAGCGACTCACCGTCGCCGATTGGTTGAGTCTCGCCGCGCTGTTTTGGGCGTGGGTGGGTGCAGTGTTGTTCGTCCAAGGCGAGGTCAACTGGGGTATCGTCGCCGTCCTCGGTGGGTTCGTCTTCGATAAACTCGACGGCTACTACGCGCGCGAACACGGAACGCCGTCGTCGTTCGGCCGACAGATCGACTCCTTTATCGACATCTTCACCTACCTCGTCTCGGCCGCGCTCGTCTACCACGTCGCCATGCGCCCGCACTGGATTGCCAGCGCCGTCGTTGGCTTCGTCGTCCTCATGTTCGGCGGCCTGCGCCTGATTCGACATAACGACGAGGGCTTCGTCGGCGACGGCGACACGAGCTACTACCACGGGACGACGGTGGTCCACACCCACCTCGTTGTCCTCGTGAACTACTTTCTCCTCCAGTTCGTCCCGTTCTGGAACGGATGGGTTGCGGGCCTCACTATCGTCGCCGTCTGCCCGCTGATGACTTCGGAGTACAAAGCACCGAAGACTGACAACGCGCATTTCCTCGTCGCAGTCGGTGGTGCCGTCACCGTCGCTCTCTGTCTCGGTCTCGAACTCGGCATCGTATGA
- a CDS encoding GNAT family N-acetyltransferase, producing MPALWRLTRTDHARRVYETLKRVGITGTRMYQYIADPTDGRGAGNDADGVRFETRTREDVGNEYGAFAELLPEERVICALDDETIVGYLFVSLDTRHRIHPLEETLRFDGGYVRRVFVQPDYRNRGIATALVSRAREWAADRDATAAHALVARDNKPSRWLFEANGFEAVHEHVYYRVGPLSHRSIEQLGAEGSSQYPYIRI from the coding sequence ATGCCCGCGCTGTGGCGACTGACGCGGACCGACCACGCCCGACGAGTGTACGAGACGCTGAAACGCGTCGGTATCACGGGGACGCGGATGTACCAGTACATCGCGGACCCAACAGACGGCCGAGGTGCCGGTAACGACGCCGATGGCGTCCGCTTCGAGACGCGAACGCGCGAGGACGTGGGGAACGAGTACGGAGCGTTCGCGGAACTCTTGCCGGAGGAACGAGTCATTTGCGCCCTGGACGATGAGACCATCGTCGGCTACCTGTTCGTGAGTCTGGACACCCGACACCGCATTCATCCACTCGAAGAGACGCTTCGGTTCGACGGGGGGTACGTCCGCCGCGTCTTCGTCCAACCCGACTATCGCAACCGCGGCATCGCCACTGCACTGGTATCTCGTGCGCGCGAATGGGCGGCCGACCGCGACGCCACGGCCGCCCACGCGCTCGTCGCCCGCGACAACAAACCATCACGGTGGCTGTTCGAGGCGAACGGCTTCGAAGCCGTACACGAACACGTCTACTATCGAGTCGGCCCCCTCTCCCACCGGTCAATAGAGCAGTTGGGAGCGGAAGGGAGCAGTCAGTATCCCTATATTCGTATATAG
- a CDS encoding DUF5812 family protein codes for MTEDERVEGTFLVTAADEDSAVLKNVESGQVHTLSSNPGVERHDAVEGVVAPDPPMNVTYQLIEVESKWGLSIEVSEESPTADSRDIAADQPVGDLTRKERAGIGEIHVITVPEGETEQAVSDVAEDEENTLSRAARLGVNRVEIRSDSGVVAVRYMP; via the coding sequence ATGACCGAGGACGAACGGGTCGAAGGGACGTTTCTCGTAACCGCCGCGGACGAGGACTCTGCGGTGCTGAAGAACGTCGAGAGCGGGCAGGTACACACGCTGTCGTCGAATCCCGGCGTCGAACGCCACGACGCCGTCGAGGGAGTGGTCGCTCCCGATCCGCCGATGAACGTGACGTACCAACTCATCGAAGTCGAGTCGAAGTGGGGACTCTCTATCGAAGTCTCCGAGGAGTCACCAACGGCGGATTCACGCGATATCGCGGCCGACCAGCCGGTCGGTGATCTCACTCGAAAGGAACGCGCAGGAATCGGTGAGATTCACGTTATCACCGTCCCCGAGGGGGAGACCGAACAGGCCGTGTCGGACGTGGCCGAGGACGAGGAGAACACGCTATCGCGGGCCGCCCGACTCGGCGTGAACCGCGTCGAGATCCGATCCGATTCGGGCGTCGTCGCCGTTCGGTACATGCCCTGA
- a CDS encoding glycosyltransferase, giving the protein MGTPPTSVLLPTVRWTDACDDVASQLGPDDELLIVCDNDADPVAARADDLPEGVRLVIAGDPEGCSGKANAIAVGMGAARHDRIVWTDDDFVHPPDWLDSLHADYERHGPVSEVPFFVGRDPLSTLTEPLYAIGGTLGTYQDNKAWGGAVMFERDDIGETAFLAALCQTVSDDGLLSEHLDLTTLRRARLVPVGGSIRESAERHVRFSQIVYRHEPRGMGVILGLAALFTVMGALSPVLVFVLSTLLSVAVYAFFGVRRWTALLGYPAMMLQLPLFLYGLVRRTFVWGGRRYRWRSKYDVEVVE; this is encoded by the coding sequence ATGGGCACCCCACCAACGAGCGTTCTCCTCCCCACCGTTCGGTGGACGGACGCCTGCGACGACGTGGCGTCACAACTCGGACCCGACGACGAACTCCTCATCGTCTGCGACAACGACGCCGACCCTGTGGCGGCCCGCGCGGACGACCTCCCCGAGGGGGTCCGACTGGTCATAGCGGGCGACCCCGAGGGATGTTCGGGCAAGGCGAACGCCATCGCCGTCGGGATGGGGGCCGCACGACACGACAGAATCGTGTGGACCGACGACGACTTCGTGCATCCGCCGGACTGGTTGGACTCCTTGCACGCCGACTACGAACGGCACGGTCCGGTCAGCGAAGTGCCGTTCTTCGTCGGCCGCGACCCGCTCTCGACGCTGACAGAACCGCTGTACGCTATCGGCGGGACGCTGGGAACGTACCAGGACAACAAGGCGTGGGGTGGGGCGGTGATGTTCGAACGAGACGATATCGGCGAAACGGCGTTCCTCGCGGCACTCTGCCAAACGGTGAGTGACGATGGCCTTCTCTCGGAACATCTCGATTTGACCACGCTGCGCCGGGCGCGTCTCGTCCCGGTCGGGGGGAGCATCCGCGAATCGGCAGAGCGGCACGTCCGGTTTTCGCAGATCGTCTATCGGCACGAACCGCGAGGGATGGGTGTGATACTCGGACTCGCCGCCCTGTTCACTGTCATGGGTGCGCTGTCTCCGGTTCTGGTTTTCGTCCTCTCGACGCTCCTTTCGGTTGCCGTCTACGCCTTCTTCGGCGTCCGGCGGTGGACCGCTCTCCTTGGATATCCCGCGATGATGCTCCAACTGCCGCTGTTCCTGTACGGTCTCGTGCGTCGGACGTTCGTCTGGGGCGGGCGGCGCTATCGCTGGCGGAGCAAGTACGACGTGGAGGTTGTCGAGTAA
- the secF gene encoding protein translocase subunit SecF, translating to MVEFTVPEVDYTRYTNRQLAAVPLAVLAVALLVVAGWYVATGAPVNQGIEFTGGTEIQVVVDDASNPHAQINDAFTAEPESIQSVPAEGSLYIVTFQSEDGSSGAVNSNTLEQQAESAGFEVRSISSVSANFGSDTQWLALGGVAAAFLGMSILVFAMFRSFVPSIAVVISAFSDIVIPVALMNILGIELSLGTVAALLMLIGYSVDSDILLNNHILRRSGDFYESTYRAMRTGVTMTLTSIAAMIVMTITATIFGIQLLAAIGTVLVFGLAADLMNTYMLNLSLLRWYKFEGVSR from the coding sequence ATGGTCGAGTTTACGGTACCGGAAGTCGACTACACCCGGTACACGAATCGCCAACTCGCGGCGGTCCCCCTTGCGGTGTTGGCGGTTGCGCTCCTCGTCGTCGCGGGATGGTACGTGGCGACCGGAGCCCCGGTTAACCAGGGTATCGAGTTCACTGGCGGCACCGAGATACAGGTCGTCGTCGATGACGCCTCGAACCCGCATGCACAGATTAACGACGCGTTCACGGCCGAACCCGAATCGATTCAATCCGTCCCTGCGGAGGGGTCACTCTACATCGTCACCTTCCAATCCGAGGACGGCTCGTCGGGAGCGGTCAATTCCAACACGTTGGAGCAACAAGCCGAGAGTGCGGGCTTTGAGGTTCGCTCTATCTCCTCTGTGTCCGCCAATTTCGGCAGTGACACACAGTGGCTCGCTCTCGGCGGCGTCGCGGCCGCTTTCCTCGGGATGAGCATCCTCGTCTTCGCTATGTTCAGATCGTTCGTGCCATCTATCGCCGTCGTCATCTCGGCGTTTTCGGACATCGTCATCCCCGTTGCCTTGATGAATATCCTCGGCATCGAACTTTCGCTCGGGACGGTGGCAGCCCTCTTGATGCTCATCGGGTATTCGGTGGACTCGGATATCCTGCTGAACAACCACATCCTCCGACGCTCCGGTGACTTCTATGAGTCCACCTACCGCGCGATGCGGACCGGTGTGACGATGACGCTCACGTCCATCGCGGCGATGATCGTGATGACCATCACCGCGACGATCTTCGGTATTCAACTGCTCGCGGCCATCGGGACCGTCCTCGTTTTCGGTCTCGCGGCCGACCTGATGAACACGTACATGCTCAATCTTAGCCTGCTTCGCTGGTACAAGTTCGAGGGGGTGAGTCGGTAA